The genomic interval CGTGACTCACGAGTGTGGAAGGGCTCGGGGACGGCAGGGGCGGAAGACGGAAGAACCTGGGCCTGGAGGCATGCCAGCCAGTTCTGCCGGAACCACCCTGCTTCCAGATTCCTTACGAATCCGATCACGGGCTGCCGCACAAGCCGATAACCGCCCTCCGGTTCTCGGTGCACGCGGAGCTCGAGGCCGGCAGGTGGTTCTCCCAGAGCCAGAGAAGAACACCGCTGTGGAAGCTGGTGGTCCCCGGGGCCACCTCCGGGACCCAGTGCTTACTCCCGCCGACCTTTCCTTCCCCTCGACCTCTACCTGCGTTTGAGCCCGACACAGGAGCTGGTGCTAGTCAGCGCGCGGTAGAAACGAAACGCGTAACGTTTGTAAAACGTCCAGGCACAGCCACCGACGTGGCCAAGACCGCGGGCCTGGAGCTGGGACCCCTCGGGAAGGCGAAGCTGTGCCTGGGCCAGGCGGGAGGCTCTCTGTccctgcgggggcgggggcgcagtGTGCGTCGGGCCTGCTGCCTTCTGGCCCGTCCCGCGTCTGACCCTCCCTCCCGTGCGCGCCTCCCCTTCCCGAGGCCAGAGCAGCCCAGATGCTGCCGTTCAGACCCTGGCCAAGAGCTGCGAGCACGCGGCCTGGGCTCGGCCAACCGCGTGCTTCCGGGGACCCTGGGCCTGGAGCTCACATCACACAGCAGCAGGGACAGTTCAGAGTTCCTGCCCTGCTctcagaggggggtgggggggggggggtagggttGAGCACCCCGAACCAAGGATAAGTCCCCACGGGACCCCAGGCTCGGTCCCCTGCCCTCACTTAGATTGCGTGGGTGGCCCAGGGTCGCTCCAGCATGTCTTTCTGTCCCGCCCACCCCGTCGTGGGTGTCCTTTGTCGGGGCGCTAGCCCCTGGCTGATGCGCATGACGGTGGTTTCCAATTCCCAGGAGCCTGGCTGCGAGGAGAATCCGCGTCCGCATCCTCGTGCGCATGCGCGAGGGTTCGCGGAGGCACGGGGTCGCCAGGGGCCGCTCCTTCTCCCCGGGGctcaccgccccccgccccatttTCCATATGCCCCGGCCTCTCGTTTCTCCACGGCCCGCCGCCCTGCGCACCCTCTGGTTTCCATCACCTGCATCCCCACTGCGATGACGCCGACGGTGTCTACTTGCCCCGCCCGTCCCACCGCCGGGGTCGCAGCTTCGCGAGGACAGGGGCTGTGTCTGCTCATTCTGAGCCCCAGGACCCAGCACACCCAACGTCCGAGCGCAGAATGGACGCGCGACTCTGGGCACCAACGCGGGAACTGGGCAATCAGTGCAATTTTAATGATCTTGGACGAGGGACGGCACAGGACCCGACCGGGAAAGGGAAAGGCCGGGTGGAAAGTCCAGCCGCTGCCCCTCCCGGGTCCTGCTGCTTCTCGACCTGGAAACCAGCCGGGCTGCTTCTCGACCTGGAAACCAGCCGGGCGGTGGGGGTGGAACTGGGACTTCTGCGCAGGGTGGTGAACGTTAGTTGAAACCTTCCAGTACTTTCTCTAAGCTCAGAGACATCAGTGAAAGCGCGAGGGCCCTCTGGTGGCCGGTGCGGCCGGTGGCTGCAGACAGGAGGCGGCCAGCAACGGCAAGCCTGGGGCGGACTGGGAGGCGCCTGGCCTCCTGGCGCTCGCTTGCGCCTAGTTCGCGTCGGAGGAGTTGGTCAGGTAGAAGGGGCGGATGACCGCCTGGAAGCTGGTGAAGGACCCTTccgggcaggggaagagggaggcgcTCCGGGAGCTGTTGGTGCCCAGGGCGTCGGGGATCGGGGCCTTCTGTCCCAGGAAGTCGGTGACGTCGGCCACGAAGCGCCCCTCGCAGAGCATCAGAGCCTGGCTTTGGTAGCCGATGGTGGGGTCTGAGTCGGTAGACTTGGAGAGGCCCAGGAGGGGGACCTCGTCCTCGGTGCACGAGAACCGGTAGTCCCAGCAGCTCTGGACGGTGGGAAGGTACAGGAGCAACCAGGAGACGAGCTGGTTCTGGAACAGGAAGCTGGGGTGCTGTGGGGTCTGGAAGGACCGGTTTGGAGCATCCAGGTAGTTGGACGAGGCCTGGGAATCGCCCGAGATGTTGGCACTCCAGGTGGGCGAGGTATACAGCCGGGGCTGGTAGGCGTCGTCGCTGAGGTTCAGGCCTCTGTACTGGGCCAGCAGCCGGAAGGGCACGGTGTGGAACTCCAGCGCCTGAAGAGTCTTCTTCTGGAAGAGTGCCTCGTGGCCGCGGTACAGGGACAGGTTAAACTGCAGCTCGAACAGGGTCTTGGGCAGCATCATGGGGAACCGGATCTCGTCCAGAAGGCCTTCCACCTCCCCGTGGGAGGGCTGCTTCTCCCGGCTCCACGCGTCCACGGCCATCAGCAGGGCCAGCTCGCTGCGCACGGCCAGGTCGCTCCTGGAGAGCAGGACTCGCAGCAGGGCCGTGGGGATGCTCGGCCAGGCCTCGGCCTGCGTCAGGGCCTCGAAGTTCCAGGCCAGGAACCGCACGCAGAGCTCCTCTAGCACGGGGTTCTGGGTGGCCAGTGCATAGGCATAGAGGTCCAGGGGCGTCTGGAAGGAGGCGTCCTCGGGGAGGAGGATGGCAAAGAGGCTCGCGCAGAAACTCTGCAGCCGCCAGGCCCCGTAGGTGGAGGCGAGCTTGTGGAAGCACTTCACCGACGTCAGGGAGACGCCCAACCTTCGGGAGTAGAAGTACCTGGGGAGGGGAGCGAGCGCTGACCAGCCGGGCACCCCTGCCCCTGCGGGACGACAGGGGGCCGGGCGTGTGCCGGGCCTGCCTCTCTGACATCACTATCTGTCCCGTGTTTGCCGGCGACCCACAGACACCCCCGGCGGTGCCCCGTTTCGAGAGGCGTTCGGTGCCCCGCGGACTTACCTTTCGGGCCAATCCACAGTCCAATCTCACATCTGCTCAGATCTGACAGGTGACCTCCTCACCTGTGACGGAGGCAGCACCAGcaacctctgtgctctgcctccgCCGTCACGGTCATCACCCTCTGGTGTCCTGGGCGCCAGGACCTGCTGGCCACCTCGGGCATCAGCGCTACACTACCCCTTCCTTCCTGCCGTCACAGCCCTGGCCAGGGCCCCTTCGGTCCCTTGCCGGGTGCCTGTCAGTGcccctctgtccccagcaccTTCTCCTGCCCCCGTGACACGGGCATCACCCCTGGTTGCTCCCTGTCTGCTTCCCCTGCTGACGGGGAGCCCATGCCAGTGGCACCCGATCTATGATTGGCTCTGTGGCTCGGGGCGCCACCAGGACCCTCTGTGCTGGGTGAGAACAGGTGTGGAAGGGGTCTGCCTAGAGGGCAATGCCGGGCTAGGCCTGCCGCCCTCTCCCGGGATGGGGCGGGTGGCGTCCCTTGGGAGGAGACGGGGACCCTGTGCCCAGTGACGGTGGCAGACGCGGGTCCTCCCCTCCTCGTCCCTTCCTGCACTCGCTACTCTCGAAGCTTAGCGTGTGATTCCTGCTGGCGACAGGAACTCGCAGGGGGAAGAGGGCATCTTCCCGCTGGCCGGCCACCCACCAGCTGGGTAACTGCCCGAATCACTGAAGCCTCGCCCTGGAGCAGTGGCAGGGCACTGGGGCGCACACCTCCCGAGCACGGCCTCTTTGGTGGCAGGCCCCGCAGGTGCGTTGACAAAAGGGGGGAGGGACTGTGGCTACCACCCCTCCCAATTCTCATTTCAGGCCGGAGCGGGAGGTTCCCAGGCCGCCGGTCACTACCCACCTCAGCCTCAGGTGGGCCCCGGTGTGAGGAGGGGTTCCCAGTCGTCCCTCGGCCTGCCCCTGAGAGGCAGACTCGAACAAGGACGGGGAGCGTCGGCGACCCTCAGAAACCATGGGAACTGGTGAGGAGGCCCCGGGCATCAGGGGGCCCCGGGCAGAGGAATGGGGGGAATCTCTGCCCTCGATGGGGATCAGGTCTCCTGAGGCCTTCCCGGGGCCGGACGGGGTCCGGAGGCCAGGGGCATCCAGCCCGCTGTAGCCTTTCTGCCTTTGGtgagggcacagagacagagacggagagaaaaaggaaaagacagagaagggaagagacagagagagaaggaaagagacaggggGCATCACCACTGCTCCAGAATCCTGAGCTCTGACCAAGGGTGTGATTCCAGCTGGGCCTGGGAAGCTGGGGAAGGGTGCCTGCCTGGTTCTCGAACGGATCATAGAGATGGtcccactggggggggggggggggggggggacacacaaggcagcggggggggggggggggtggcgcctgcCTGGTTCTCATAGAGATGGTCCCATTGCGGGGGGCGGTGCAGCACAGGGCAGCCGGAAAGAAACCGTTTCAGTCTGTCTGaattgccaacatttgttgttttctcttcagTGTCGCTCCCAGCTACATAGAGCTTTAGATccggagaaggagaaggagcagcTCTTTTTAAATACGTGCTTTCGGAGCACAAGCCCCTGGGGGCCCCGGCAGGGCGGCCTGGCAGGAGGGTCGGGCCAGGACCCGGAGAGGCGGGCCCCTGGTGTCTCCGTGTCCCCAGCTGGGGCGCCGGCTCACGGGCGGGGGAGACGCCGACGGGTCTGGGGTCACAAGCGCTCCACCTTCCACACAAGCAAGGTCAGAGCCAGACGGGGAGGAGGGTGAGTTCGTAACTACGTTTAAGTTTCTCGCAAATCTTGGGCCGTGACCTCACGTGACCTCAGAGACAGGTGTGCGTGCTTCTGGACCACCTGACTCCTCCTCGAACACACGCACGACTGGGCCTCCGCGGAGGCCGTGGCCCAGACCGGCGGCCTCTGGTGGGCGGGaccccttcccagctctgccccaggcccCTCCAGCGACCTCTCACCAAACCGGTCCGGGTCTTGGACCCGGTGGACTTGTGACCCACAGAGGGTTTGATGCCTCTTCTAACGGCGGCGACTGCTGGGAGATTTTTTATGCAGTGTTTTGTGAAAGtcggtatttgtgtgtgtgtgtgtgtgtcagtgtagAGTGTGCAACTGTGTGTGCGCACAagagtgtgcgtgtgcacgcgagAGGGTGGGACGCACACGACTGTGAGCCCGAGCATGTGCAAGCACACGTGTGTCCACGTGAGGGTGTGGGTGTGCCTGTTTAAGACCATGCGGATATGTGGGGGCACACgcgggtgtgagtgtgtgttgtgTCGTGCCCACGCACCTGCTCGCGGAAGCACCCGTGAGGTCGGTGCCGTAGCCCCTGAGGTTTGCCGCCGGAGGGAGGTGGGAGCGCCCTGGGGACCCTGCCCAGGCCCTGGTACCCCCGTCCCGAGGATGGTCACCTGATAAAGTCTCTGACGACAGGCAGGCACTCTGCGTCCACCTCCATGGTGACGGTGGGGCCAGGCTCCTTCCACAGGGCCTCGGCCTCGGGGTTGGTTGACAGGATCAGCCTGTGGCCGCACACGTCTAGGCCCTCCTCCTCGTCGTCCTTCACCCTCACCCTGATGGACAGGTCACAGCCCCTCTGGCTGTCAAAGATCCACTCCAGAGCCGCAGGGAGCTCATCCGACAGGTCAAGGGTGTGGGCACCGCGGGTTTCtaaaaggggcagaggggagcacACTGTTAGCAAGAAGGGCCAGGGGCCGTCACCCAAGAACACTTCTGCCCCCTGCACTTGGTCTCCTCCTCGCCTTATCTACTCAGGAAGGCTCCAGGGGAGACAGGGGGTGCCGTCCCCTCTGTGGTGCagagcctccccccccccgccgtgggaCACCCCAGTTAGCTCCTCTGCTCCCCCACATTCGGGCAGCACCTCCCCCGACGtccagcacccccgcccccccccctttaaaatCCCAGCTGCTCAAGCAGTCACCCAGGTGGTGCCTTCTAAAACCCAGACCCTTTCCCTGGCTGGACCGTCTGAGGAGGGAGAGTCTTACAGAAACTCAGTTCAGAGCCATGGGGTCCCTAGCAGCCTCCTTCAGGGAACAGGGGCCTAGAGAAGCCActtgaagcccccccccccaccccgaggtgGTGCCGGGGGTGATGTACCCCTGTCCCGACACCCCCAAAGCCTAACTGGAAACAAAAATCccacctgttctttctttttcacaaatgGGTCACAAGTCAGTCAGGCGGGTCCAGCCCCGCATTCCTCCGCCCGCACGGTCACCACCGCCTCCCTGCCCGGCCCCCCCGCGCCCCGCTCCCAGGGAGCCCTCCACGCGGTGGCTCTATCGCTGTGTAAATGCTCCGTCCccaagcctggggtgggggggggggggctgcccagGTCCCCAGGCCCCGTGCGAAgcccaggaaggagaagaaagatagGAATCGGGGACTGAAGAACGCGGAGCGGCCCAGAGAGGTCAGCCCGCGTGctggtgcagggggaggaggaggggaggccagaGGGGCGGGAGCCACGGGGGCAGGGTTTAGGGCTTGCCGTCCAGGCACGCGGGCGCTCCTTCCGTGTCGCCGACGGAGGACGAAGGAAAGTAAAAGGCTTCGAGACGCAAGCGTGCAGCACGCAGGTGTCCCGTGCAGGGGGCAGGCGGCTCTTGCCCAAGGACCCGGTTAAAGGGAGCATTTGTGAGCGGCCCTGCGAAGGGCCGTGGGGAATCGGGGATGGCTTGGGGCGTGGTGCTGCTCTGGAGGctctcccgccccctccctccggGACAGgcgtggggcggggcagggcggggcagggcgtGCGGTGCGCAGGGAGGGTGCGGGCGCTGCAGGGGAGGGCGAGGGCGGGCGTGCGGCGCGCGGGGCTCACCGTTGATGCAGATCACGCCGGCGTCCTGATTGTGCCTGCAGTTGCTCCTCAGCCAGCCCAGGGACTTGCACTCGGCCAGCGACGACTCTGTCCCCGTGCACTCCACCTCGTCCAGCATGATAGGGCCCGCGCCTGCAGGCACACaagggcggggctgggggtgctggCGCCctccgcggggggggggggggcggggcggggcgtggACAGGGCTGCTGCTCCCCCAGAACTGCCGACTGCAGAGGCCAGTTGCGTTTACTGCGGCGACGGGAGCCCCGTGCAGCCCTCCCGCTCCGTGCCGGCGGCCCCTGGTCCCTCACGCTGCCCTGCGGGGTCTGTCCCCAGGTGTGACCTGGCGGCGATCCGAGGGCGGGTTCGGGTTTATTCCGGTGGCCACAAACTAGCCATCATCTGTACCCGACCCCCGCCTCTGAATAGTTGGAGTATTTCCCTTTCTTCAGAATCACCGGCCCTGCATCAGTGGAAACGGTCCTGTGCaccccccgggggtgggggggatggttCAGGAAGGTATGGTTCCCAGGGCCTGAGGGACTGGCTGCCGGCAAGGCCAGCGTGAGTGCCCCTGGCCAGCTCGGGTGTTAGCCCTGCTTTAAGTGTTGGCCAAAGCCGAGTGAGGAGGCCCGGCCCTTCTCTGGCAGCCGCTCCCAGCTGTGGGACCTGGGGACCAGCAGGCCTACCTGGCCCGAAGGCGGCTCTGCCCAGAGCCTTGGTGGCGTTCTCAAAGCCCAGGGCCCGGCAGACGACGCTGGCGTCCGTCAGGTCCCATAGGTTGTCACACACCGTCCCCCACTGGCCTCTGTAGAAGATCTCCACGCGGCCCTCATTGGCGCTGTCCCCGTCGGCCAGGCGCATGTCCCCGTCGGCCAGCCGCACGTCCCCATCTTTCACACCTACAGGGTCCCCAAGGGAACAGAAAGGTCAGCAGGGAGGAAGGCCCACCTCCCTCCCTATCCGggggccctgcccccccccccccaggaccacTTGTCAGTTCCCCCCAGGGCGGGGTGCCTGCTGTGCAACGAACTTTAAAGCCCTCCCTCCATCGTCGAGGGGTTCACctgtaggggaggggtagaggacaTGGCCCCCTGCCAGGAGGTAAAACGCCTCTTATCTGTGAGGTCTGGGTCCTTCCTCTGTTGgtagagaaggggcaggaggggcagctgGGACCCTAAAGCCTGAGAACGGGGGAGGCGGGACCCCGGGGGGCagaatggaggaggaggggcctaTGTGACCCCACCTGAGGGCGTCTGGGGCTCGGGGATGCTGCCTATGCACTACAGCATGGACCCctaggagggtgggggggggggagtccagGAGTGGCAGGCCCAGCGACCCCCCAGAAACATTGGCAGGAAACgccaggtgcagagagaaagtggggctgTTCTGGGACAGGGTCAGGCAGGAGCTGGGTGCCATGTCAAAGGGTAGTTCTCAGTCGGGGGTGCAGCAGGCCTCCATGGGGTCACCAGGACAAGGAAGGGCCTCCTGAGAACACTTCTGAAGACAGGCATCCAGAACTCTGAAGTCTGACTGGGTCCACAGGGCACTGATTCGtgacccgccccccccaacccccagcgtTCGGCCTGCGTGATGGGCTCCCGGTGCTCAGTCCCTCCGGGTCCCACTGGATGCAACGGAGAATCCCTTGGTGTCCCCCCAGAACCTATGAGCCACCATCACTGGGGATCACCAGGGCTCCAGGCAGGAGAGAAGACCCGGGCTGACCCCGGTGACCCAGGCAGAACATTGCCTAGATGTTCCGCAAGGAGGGGTCAGCCCCACAGAAGGCGGAGCAGCGGCCCCTCAGATGGCCGCTTTGGGCATGCCTGGGGCTCAGCTCACCTTGGGTCCCTGCAACCAGCAGCCACATCCAGAGGAGTCGTGGGAGGGCCATGGCTCTCCTGGGAGGCCCCCGTCCTGCGgtggaaggaagcagaagagTCCGATGGCAGAGCTGGGCAGCCCTTGGGACCAGGATCCTTCAGACCCTACGTGTGGTGTCCCTGCTCTCAGCTGTGAGCGTgacaggtgccccaccccccccagcggGAGCCCCTCCCCCGAGGGGTGGTCCTCGGCGCGTAAGGAGGGAGTGAGACTTGCCCAGAAGAAGGGTGAGGGGAACGGGTGGAGGTCTCTAAGCAGCAGGACAGTGGGCACTAAAGCCCATCTCCGAAAACCAGGCCCTGGGCAAGGCTGTAGAGGGTGCAGGGCCCAGATCCCCAGAGGCCTGGTGGGCCTTGCTGAAGGTAGGGCTTTACTTTTGGCAGCTGGACTCCTGTGGGCGTGCCTGAGAGCTCTCTGTGGGCCCCCGAAGGGAGGGGACACGCCGGGAGGTCCTCAGAAAATCCAGGCAGGAGTGACAGACAGGGCCAGAGACAGTGGCTGGGAGGGGGAGTCAGGGCTGAGGCCTGGGACTGGCTgcagctgggtgggggtgggggtgggggtgcggacGAGACGGGGGCCGGGGGAGCAGGCCGGGGGGGAGATGCTGAGCGGTGGACCTGGTGCTGCCACCTCTGAGGTTAGTGTCCCCAAGACACAGGCGCGGAGAGGCTCGGGCCACCGAGACTCCACAGCCAGCCTGGGGGGCGCAGCTCTTCCAACGTCCGCCTGGAGTCCTTGCTTCTCTGCAATTTTGGGGGCTCGGTTTTCGCCTTaatcccagcctctgcccctcacctgcctctGCCCGCCAGGCCCCGGCTGTGGGGGAACCAGGCATCGTCTCTCTGTCTCGGTGACAATCCCATGGCCACATGCCACTCCCGGGCCCAGCAAGTGGGCAACGAGGCCGCCATTGTGGGCACCCCTACAAGTTCAGGGCTGGTGACCCTGAGGCAGCACCCCAGTTGTGCATTAACAGTGGCCGATCAAGCACCTGGTACGTGGTATGCAAATATGGCTGCCCTTGGGGTGGTCATGGCCACCTGCTGTAGCCTGACTCCCTCACATGGGAAATTGGGATAAGGCTGCCTGACCtttgcaaattagaaaaaagataCTCTTTCTTGGGATAGGTATAGGCCTGGGCTGGAATACACCATCTGGTGAGAGGGCACTGGGCTGAATTCCAAGCCTGTTTGCCCTCTGTCCTTGTGCAGTGAACCACTTGGACAACTGTACATAGAGACCCCGTGGATCTGGGAGCGGCAATGATGGTTTCTGGGCTGAGGGAGAGCACCAGATCCCAGCTGGGTACCCACAGGGACTGTACCCACCAGATTACATTGGGTAGTGAGAGGGACACCCGCCTGAGAACAAGAGGCGTGAGCTTACCTGAGGCCACTACTGATGGCTGCCCTGGATCCTCTTGCCTACCTGCTGCAGGATCCCCTCTTCAACCCAGAAAACTCAGGGTGAAGCGTGGCATGCTGGTCCCAGGAAACGCCACAGAAAACAGTGGAGTTTCGATTTCTAGAAACCACCTGACCTGGGTCTCTTCTGGGACTGGCTGCCGGCCCAAGGCTCCCtggtcccctccctcctctcagctcTGCCTGCAGATGTTGGACCTCACGGGGGCAGTCTAACTGACTCGATAACCGGAGCGAGGCGGCCTGCCCACAGCGGCAGCTAGGCTCGGCAGCTGGGCTCGATTGTAAACAACCTTCCAAGCTGGACTGGCCCCAAGGGCTGGCGCTGGGGGAGGGCggcggtggcggggagggggagagggaggagagtgcGGGAGGGGGAGCCGGGAAGAAGAGCAGGGGGTGGGAACAGACAGGCTGGGGCCGCACCTTGCCAGTGTGGCCCCGGGCTCGCGCTGAACGCTCCGGGCCGTATCCTGGGTCTGGCACGTGGCTGGCAGGGTGGCCACCGCCGGGACGGCCGCTCACCGAGCGTCACCCAGCGCTGAGAGCGCGGCAAGCCTGACGTCACTGAGAGGCCCTCCGCGAGGCTGCACGGAGTCATCCCCGGACAGGCGAGGGGGGCTCGGAGACGCGAGACAGCACGGCCAAGTACGCAGCCAGCAAGTGACCCCCAGGGGGGCACACCACCCACCCCCGATAAGGGCTGTTCTCCCAGCGTCTCACCCCTGCAGGGTGGGTGTAAATTGCCCCCCCGACAGACAGCCgtttctcccccccctccccaccccacagaaAGCAGCACTGCATTTTTCCCTCGGGAAGGCACCGGCTCCCACTCCCAGGCTGTCTGGGGGCCCAGGCTCCCCCGGAGTCTGACCCAGACCTGGCAGCTCAGGGCCCTGCAGGCCCCTTGCCACAGGGATGGTGTCGGAGAGAGGCCGTGAGGGCGGCGGGCCCAGTGGGGGTCAGCTTCGGCCTCAGGGAGGGTCCCTGTAGGGTGTGTGTGCCTGGGGGCTGCGGATGCCCCGGGGAGAGCCCAtctgaggcggggggggggggggggggggggggggggggggtgtggaccTGAGACCTGGAGGCGGTAGGTCCCGAGGCTGCGGTCCGAGCCCCTGGGTCCAGCTGCCAAGGTCAAGCCCTGGGATTCGCGGTTAAATGAGGCAACGAACgccctcttttgtttttgtcaccTGCATGCCACGGCTCTGGATGATTTGTCCCCAGGTCTCCCCAGCCTAGTGGCTCGCGGCCTGGTCTGCACATGACAGTCGCCCGGGAGTTTTACAAACCCCCGGTGTGCAGGCCCACTCCGTCACGATGTCCGGGGTGGGGACAGGCATCGGCCGCGTAAAGCCCTCCAGGTGGCTGCCGTGCGCGGCCAGGGCTGACACACACGGGTTCCCTGGCGCGCCGAGGTCAAGCCCCGAATGGCTGTTTGCCCACGAGGTGAGGTTTCGGGGAGCTGCGTGGTTCCTCCAGCTCCCTCCAGAGAAACCAGATATCCAGGGGGAGAAGCATCTGGAAACAGCGCTGGCAGGAGAGACCGTGGTGAGGTTTAAAATCCCATCCGGACGAAGGAGCTTCCGCTTCGTTGGTGCAGGACCCCCAGGACCCCCCGCCTTCTCACAGTCTCCACGATTTTGCCCGTCAGGAAGAGAGTACAAAGGAAGTCCTTTGGCAGGTGGTGGTGGCGTTGCCCTTAAACGTAAAACTGCCAGCTATCTTACCAGCAAAGACCAGTTTGTTGACGAAGAGCTAAGAGTTGCTACCCGGAGCAAGCAGGCTACGGCAAAGCAACTCCACTGGGCAAGGAAGAAGGGGCTCAGTTTTAGAGCAAAGGGAGGGGCTGTTATAAACAGAAAGGCCCCTGCGGGAAACTGGGAGGCGGCGTAAGTGGCTTCCCAGTGGCTGAGCCGCGGCGCAGGGAGGAAGAAACCCTGCTTTCCTCCAGGTTGGGACGGTGACGCGGTCTCTTCCTGCTGGGTCGGCGGTGGTCAACCGGGGCTGGGGgtgagagccccccccccccgcccgccgcccccctccATTCTCACCGAGGTTTCCTTGGCCTCATTTTCACGGTGGCGCGGTTTCCCACTCAAGTTGCTGAATCTTTAGCCCCACGGTCCTGGAAAGTCCTTCGTGTTCGGGCAAGGAAGGTGTGAGCCCAAGGCCTCTGCGTGGAATCCGAGTGCGGGGTGTGGGCTCCCCCGGGGCCCTCCAGGCGGAACCGAGCTTGAGAGGGCCTGGTCCGGTGAGGAGGGACTCCGTGCCGGTAGGACGGAAAGCCCCGGGCACCGCAGACGACGGTCGGGCTGCTGTCACCAGGAAGCCACTGCCAACACGGCAGGGAGAGGCCTGGGGATTTTCGGAGGCGAGGACCTTTGGCCGGTTCATAGGGCAATCTTTCCTGCGTCTCCCCCACCTGCACGCCGAGCGCAGGAACTGGCCCCAGAGGCTCCTGCTGGGGTCTACCAGAGACCTTTCGCACGGGTCTCGGCCCACTTGCTACCCAAACCCCCGTGGGTGGTTATCTGCAAAGGGGGTTCcctctgcagatgagaaaacagaggcgaGAGAGGCAAAATGTGCCCGGTTGTGCagcaagaaagggaaggagctgggattcaaacccccactttttctttttaaaaaaaattggctcaGGACGCCTTGATGGCTCAGCCGGCTgtgcgtccaactcttgagttcagctcaggtcacgatcccgcggtcatgggatcgagccctacgtggggctccacgctgagcgtaGACCCTGCCTAAGAgtcggtctctctccctctgcccctcccccctgctctcttGAGGTATGATTTACGTACATTAAAACGCACTCATTAAAATGCATTAATGAGTTTTGACAGAGGTGTGCAAATGGCAACCGTGACCATAATCTACAGAACGTTTTCATCATCCTCAAACGTTCCTTATGCCCCTCTGCGGTCAGTCCCCTCCGCCAGCCCCCATCCCTGGCAACTACCGATGCGTTTTGCGTGTCCTAGAATTGCatagaaacagaaacacacaacGTGTGATGTTCTGCATCTGGCTGCTTTTACTTAGCACGAGGCTTTTGAGACTCATTCGTGCCACATGCGAACACCAGCTCTTGGCTCACTTTTTTCCTGAGGAGTCGTGCCCCATGGGGACAGACTACACCCTGCGTATGCGTTTACGtgcaccgatggacatttgggtcgttCCCAGGTTTTAACTACTGCACAGGGTTTCCAGTTGTTCACGTCAGCTACACAGAAACAAGGGAGTTTCTGTACGTGTGCCATCTGTCCTTCAGCTCCACGAAGGCACCGTGCTAGTTTTGCAACTTCTGTGCGAGTTTTGGTTTAAAATGGCTCCAACATAAGAAAGTAGGTTGTTGGGGGGACATTCTTACCTCGTTCCCAGCCTTAGGGGGAGGGAAGACCTTCGGTCTTTCAGCACAAAGTATGACGCTCGCTGTAGGTTTACGGCAAGTGCCCTTTATCAAGTGATGAGCGACGTTCCTCTTATGCCTGGTTTGctaagagttttgtttgttttaaaatcatgaacaggtgttgaattttgtccaaacctttttctgtgtcttttgagaCAATTATAggatttgtccttttttttttttttttttaatttttttttaacgtttatttactttt from Panthera leo isolate Ple1 chromosome E1, P.leo_Ple1_pat1.1, whole genome shotgun sequence carries:
- the CANT1 gene encoding soluble calcium-activated nucleotidase 1 isoform X5, with product MALPRLLWMWLLVAGTQGVKDGDVRLADGDMRLADGDSANEGRVEIFYRGQWGTVCDNLWDLTDASVVCRALGFENATKALGRAAFGPGAGPIMLDEVECTGTESSLAECKSLGWLRSNCRHNQDAGVICINETRGAHTLDLSDELPAALEWIFDSQRGCDLSIRVRVKDDEEEGLDVCGHRLILSTNPEAEALWKEPGPTVTMEVDAECLPVVRDFIRYFYSRRLGVSLTSVKCFHKLASTYGAWRLQSFCASLFAILLPEDASFQTPLDLYAYALATQNPVLEELCVRFLAWNFEALTQAEAWPSIPTALLRVLLSRSDLAVRSELALLMAVDAWSREKQPSHGEVEGLLDEIRFPMMLPKTLFELQFNLSLYRGHEALFQKKTLQALEFHTVPFRLLAQYRGLNLSDDAYQPRLYTSPTWSANISGDSQASSNYLDAPNRSFQTPQHPSFLFQNQLVSWLLLYLPTVQSCWDYRFSCTEDEVPLLGLSKSTDSDPTIGYQSQALMLCEGRFVADVTDFLGQKAPIPDALGTNSSRSASLFPCPEGSFTSFQAVIRPFYLTNSSDAN
- the CANT1 gene encoding soluble calcium-activated nucleotidase 1 isoform X1 — translated: MPVQPSNHLEWNESMHSLRISVGGLPVLASMTKAADPRFRPRWKVILPSFVGAAVLWLLYSHRPPPGRPPIPNAHNWRLGQAPADRYNDTYPLSAPQRTPGGTRYRIAVIADLDTESRAQEENTWFSYLKKGHLTLSDSGDKVAVEWDKGHEVLESHLAEKGRGMELSELIVFNGRLYSVDDRTGVIYQIDGTKAVPWVILSDGDGTVGKGFKAEWLAVKDEHLYVGGLGKEWTTSTGEVVNENPEWVKVVGCRGSVDHENWVSSYNALRAAAGIQPPGRGPPRRAMALPRLLWMWLLVAGTQGVKDGDVRLADGDMRLADGDSANEGRVEIFYRGQWGTVCDNLWDLTDASVVCRALGFENATKALGRAAFGPGAGPIMLDEVECTGTESSLAECKSLGWLRSNCRHNQDAGVICINETRGAHTLDLSDELPAALEWIFDSQRGCDLSIRVRVKDDEEEGLDVCGHRLILSTNPEAEALWKEPGPTVTMEVDAECLPVVRDFIRYFYSRRLGVSLTSVKCFHKLASTYGAWRLQSFCASLFAILLPEDASFQTPLDLYAYALATQNPVLEELCVRFLAWNFEALTQAEAWPSIPTALLRVLLSRSDLAVRSELALLMAVDAWSREKQPSHGEVEGLLDEIRFPMMLPKTLFELQFNLSLYRGHEALFQKKTLQALEFHTVPFRLLAQYRGLNLSDDAYQPRLYTSPTWSANISGDSQASSNYLDAPNRSFQTPQHPSFLFQNQLVSWLLLYLPTVQSCWDYRFSCTEDEVPLLGLSKSTDSDPTIGYQSQALMLCEGRFVADVTDFLGQKAPIPDALGTNSSRSASLFPCPEGSFTSFQAVIRPFYLTNSSDAN
- the CANT1 gene encoding soluble calcium-activated nucleotidase 1 isoform X4, which translates into the protein MCRPGREPLGWGDLGTNHPEPWHAGRGPPRRAMALPRLLWMWLLVAGTQGVKDGDVRLADGDMRLADGDSANEGRVEIFYRGQWGTVCDNLWDLTDASVVCRALGFENATKALGRAAFGPGAGPIMLDEVECTGTESSLAECKSLGWLRSNCRHNQDAGVICINETRGAHTLDLSDELPAALEWIFDSQRGCDLSIRVRVKDDEEEGLDVCGHRLILSTNPEAEALWKEPGPTVTMEVDAECLPVVRDFIRYFYSRRLGVSLTSVKCFHKLASTYGAWRLQSFCASLFAILLPEDASFQTPLDLYAYALATQNPVLEELCVRFLAWNFEALTQAEAWPSIPTALLRVLLSRSDLAVRSELALLMAVDAWSREKQPSHGEVEGLLDEIRFPMMLPKTLFELQFNLSLYRGHEALFQKKTLQALEFHTVPFRLLAQYRGLNLSDDAYQPRLYTSPTWSANISGDSQASSNYLDAPNRSFQTPQHPSFLFQNQLVSWLLLYLPTVQSCWDYRFSCTEDEVPLLGLSKSTDSDPTIGYQSQALMLCEGRFVADVTDFLGQKAPIPDALGTNSSRSASLFPCPEGSFTSFQAVIRPFYLTNSSDAN